Part of the Candoia aspera isolate rCanAsp1 chromosome 1, rCanAsp1.hap2, whole genome shotgun sequence genome, ACTTTCTGTAGGAATTTTATTCCATGGGATGTGTTTTCCAAAGACTTTGGAATTATATGAGAAGGATCAGGGTAACAAATGACACAGAGATGATGATTGATTAAAGAAGACAGGATGCTTACATGATCTAAACACATAATCACGATTAACAGTCAATCGCTATCTGTCAGCCTATCCTACCTCACAGAATTATTGTGGGAAGAAAATGAGATATCTGTTACCATGAACTCCCacaagaaaggcaagatataaataatatattttttaaaaatataaataagcaaaactTTCTGAAGGCTGCTAAGTGatcaatattgatttttttttcacatcttGAGGTTACAAACTTGCTTTCCCCCAAATACCATTAGATAACACTTTAGCACTTACATAGCAGTTTACATATTATCACCCTCTAATATTAAAACGGTCACAAAACCtatgaatgttattttttttccttgttcaaaatattttgcaaagcaaagataaaataatattttatttcaaaataatacataagagagagaaaaagccaACTTTTTCAGCTCATGGCCTCGCAGGAATTTTTGGATGTTAATGTGGATTTAAGAGACATCTACAAGACCCTCTGATGTgaggtttacatttttttttaatttaatccaGGGAATGTAGGACTTGGATGCTACCACTACCACTATCTTTCTTTCCCATATGTTAACAGTAATGACATTTTAAGAAAACCAACACCAagctgcagctttaaaaaaataacccataATTTATTAACTTAAATTTCAACCATTTCTTCCCTGTGCCTGGGGTGTGTTTAAGATATTAATAAgtaagtttcttctggaagtgaaCGATGGATGCTTTAATCTAAACTTTGGGAGAATATTACCATTTGAGGCATATATCTGCTCTCCTTCCTTACCCAGGATAGTCCGAAAAGCCTTATTCTGTAACAGAACTTTACTGTAGAACTCCACCCCACCTCTAGCAAAACTGGGAGAAATGGAAGCTGTATTTCTGTCTATCCTATAATCGAATGCCTGGCTTATGGTATCATATAACAGACAATAGCCCACAAGCCCAAGTGCCACAACTGCCATGTTGTAAATGCCTCGGAATAGAACTGGAGCATAATGTAAGCCCAAGACCTGCTTTACAGCTACCCCAGAAATGTAGGACCCAGCCAGACAAACGGGACCAACAGCTGCACATACCAAAGGCCTATTTTGTTGTAAATTGATGATCTCTCTTGCAATGGCAAACTTCTGAGCCTCTGGAGAAAGGGTCAAGGCATCCTTCAAGGCCAGGCCCTCTGTGCTTGTCCAGTCCACTTTCTTGCCTTTAAGCAGAACACCTATCTTGGCAA contains:
- the TMEM177 gene encoding transmembrane protein 177; translated protein: MAFHSLQKAVAIMEQRRTAFLSISCAGLFGVNLTFHIFSKELFKSIYQAWHHGKPLELSEDLQNLFKDILHDVKVKSADRYDAVKTCTLHPVSAGLPWRPKGCVVGIPYHFSDTSSGKQQIAKIGVLLKGKKVDWTSTEGLALKDALTLSPEAQKFAIAREIINLQQNRPLVCAAVGPVCLAGSYISGVAVKQVLGLHYAPVLFRGIYNMAVVALGLVGYCLLYDTISQAFDYRIDRNTASISPSFARGGVEFYSKVLLQNKAFRTILGKEGEQIYASNGNILPKFRLKHPSFTSRRNLLINILNTPQAQGRNG